From a single Alloactinosynnema sp. L-07 genomic region:
- a CDS encoding FtsK/SpoIIIE domain-containing protein, whose amino-acid sequence MLGKGERRKRAEQALAELQSVLGLARGAAEGRLQRAQVRRTQLDFEKSVYAMGLAKAARDQDLMASVSADPVRRAVWQRITAERDRSYAEWDRTGLPQVRDVVARAAVGPAGAPAAEWLGHVGRDPGATAPRLWRIGTARVEHAPPEHEFPLAVPLLDVGHLRINSTGSSRAAVDSIVESLLIRLLSTFTPGTVRVHLWDIGHLTGPLPTLHPLTAAGLMVVHDPTRLDDLLAGLAGHVRKVHAATLRLGAGSLRESSVTADRRIEPWQVAVLFGNGERPADEQYRELNRIARTGPDAGVHLILVDVPVSANSPMETVTFVDAEHATSSMTGPEVVVRADPAPPPAMVSRAAAAISDVVVARRGRPRAFGDLLPEVHGGESARDELRTPVGFHEGVPVEVVLGDATPHALVAGPSGSGKTNFLYAMLGGLAARYPPSELELYLLDFKEGVSFAGLTPGRKDPSWLPQARLVGVNVNTDREFGLALLRFLAEELARRAEAAKRQEVTKLAELREADPEGHWPRIVAVIDEFQALFSGRDQITQQAATLLEDVARRGRSQGIHLVLASQDIAGIEAFWGKPAVYDQCTLRIAMPKAKRVLAEHNNASVTLPRWHAVINHESGVAHGNEIAHIPDASSRGTFDALQRALWERLSSAEPRLFDGAHQPELVASAAYAQPSGLVLGQIIDVADRAASVRLDPVPGRNLAVLGTATADAMSIMDTAALTLGRQHEPGSCDFSFWCPVPALAERVGKLAAVLTAAGHEVDLRLGEDIATLTEEQATRPRFVFFYAVDAAHPWLEVKESPLAKSGLDRLRSLLKNGPGARIHTIGWWRGVARLKDTLGFGGTDDVGAWVALDVQGSELNTLAAGQIIDWSPRPHRAIFFDKTTHSRPDVLIPFDTTTALDAP is encoded by the coding sequence ATGCTGGGCAAGGGCGAGCGCCGCAAACGGGCCGAGCAGGCACTGGCGGAACTGCAGTCTGTGTTGGGCTTGGCCAGGGGGGCCGCCGAGGGCAGGTTGCAGCGCGCCCAGGTCCGCCGCACCCAGCTCGACTTCGAGAAGTCGGTCTACGCGATGGGACTGGCCAAGGCGGCGCGCGACCAAGACCTCATGGCATCGGTGTCGGCCGACCCGGTGCGCCGCGCGGTGTGGCAGCGGATCACCGCCGAGCGGGACCGCAGCTACGCCGAGTGGGACCGGACCGGTCTGCCCCAGGTGCGCGACGTGGTCGCCCGGGCCGCGGTCGGACCGGCCGGGGCACCGGCCGCCGAATGGCTGGGCCACGTCGGACGCGACCCGGGGGCGACCGCGCCGCGGCTGTGGCGGATCGGCACGGCGCGCGTCGAGCACGCGCCGCCGGAGCACGAGTTCCCGCTGGCGGTGCCGCTGCTCGACGTCGGGCACCTGCGGATCAACTCCACCGGGTCGAGCCGGGCGGCGGTCGACTCCATTGTGGAGTCCCTGCTGATCCGGCTGCTGAGCACGTTCACCCCCGGCACGGTCCGGGTGCACCTGTGGGACATCGGGCATCTGACCGGGCCGCTGCCCACCCTGCACCCGCTGACCGCGGCCGGGCTGATGGTGGTGCACGACCCCACCCGGCTCGACGACCTGCTCGCGGGCCTGGCGGGCCACGTCCGCAAGGTGCACGCGGCGACGCTGCGGCTGGGCGCGGGCTCGCTGCGGGAGAGCAGTGTCACGGCGGACCGGCGGATCGAGCCGTGGCAGGTGGCGGTGCTCTTCGGCAATGGCGAGCGGCCCGCCGACGAGCAGTACCGCGAGCTGAACCGGATCGCCCGCACCGGCCCGGACGCCGGTGTCCACTTGATCCTGGTCGACGTCCCGGTGTCGGCGAACAGTCCGATGGAGACGGTCACGTTCGTCGACGCCGAGCACGCCACGAGCAGCATGACCGGACCGGAGGTGGTGGTGCGGGCCGATCCGGCGCCGCCACCGGCGATGGTGAGCCGGGCGGCGGCGGCGATCAGCGATGTCGTGGTGGCCAGGCGCGGGCGACCGCGCGCGTTCGGCGACCTGCTCCCGGAGGTTCATGGCGGCGAGTCCGCGCGGGACGAGCTGCGCACGCCGGTCGGGTTCCACGAGGGCGTGCCGGTGGAGGTCGTCCTCGGTGACGCGACCCCGCACGCGCTGGTGGCCGGGCCGAGCGGGTCGGGCAAGACGAACTTCCTCTACGCGATGCTGGGCGGGCTCGCCGCGCGGTATCCGCCGTCGGAGCTGGAGCTGTACCTGCTCGACTTCAAGGAAGGCGTGTCGTTCGCGGGCCTGACGCCGGGGCGCAAGGACCCGAGCTGGCTGCCGCAGGCGCGGCTGGTCGGGGTGAACGTCAACACCGACCGCGAGTTCGGCCTGGCGCTGCTGCGGTTCCTGGCCGAGGAGCTGGCGCGGCGGGCGGAGGCGGCCAAACGGCAGGAGGTCACCAAGCTCGCGGAGCTGCGGGAGGCCGACCCGGAGGGGCACTGGCCGCGGATCGTGGCGGTGATCGACGAGTTCCAGGCGCTGTTCAGCGGGCGCGACCAGATCACCCAGCAGGCGGCGACGCTGCTGGAGGACGTGGCGCGGCGGGGTCGGTCGCAGGGCATCCACCTGGTGCTGGCCAGCCAGGACATCGCCGGGATCGAGGCGTTCTGGGGCAAGCCCGCGGTGTACGACCAGTGCACGCTGCGCATCGCGATGCCCAAGGCGAAGCGGGTCCTGGCCGAGCACAACAACGCCTCGGTCACCCTGCCGCGCTGGCACGCGGTGATCAACCACGAGTCCGGCGTCGCGCACGGCAACGAGATCGCCCACATTCCCGACGCGTCGAGCCGGGGCACGTTCGACGCCCTGCAACGCGCGCTGTGGGAGCGGCTGTCGTCGGCGGAGCCGAGGCTGTTCGACGGCGCGCACCAGCCCGAGCTGGTCGCTTCGGCCGCGTACGCCCAGCCGAGCGGGTTGGTGCTGGGGCAGATCATCGATGTCGCCGACCGGGCGGCGAGCGTGCGGCTGGACCCGGTGCCCGGCCGCAATCTGGCCGTGCTGGGCACCGCCACGGCCGACGCTATGTCCATCATGGACACCGCGGCGCTGACGCTCGGCAGGCAGCACGAGCCGGGGAGCTGCGATTTCAGCTTCTGGTGCCCGGTCCCCGCGCTGGCCGAGCGGGTCGGCAAGCTCGCCGCCGTGCTCACCGCGGCGGGACATGAGGTCGATCTTCGCCTGGGCGAGGACATCGCGACCCTGACCGAGGAACAGGCCACCCGGCCGCGGTTCGTGTTCTTCTACGCCGTGGACGCCGCGCACCCCTGGCTGGAGGTCAAGGAGTCGCCGCTGGCCAAGAGCGGGCTGGACCGGCTCCGGTCGCTGCTCAAGAACGGCCCCGGCGCACGGATTCACACGATTGGCTGGTGGCGCGGGGTGGCCCGACTCAAGGACACCCTCGGTTTCGGCGGGACCGACGACGTGGGCGCGTGGGTGGCGCTGGACGTGCAGGGATCCGAGCTGAACACGCTGGCGGCCGGTCAGATCATCGACTGGTCGCCGCGGCCGCACCGGGCGATCTTCTTCGACAAGACCACCCACAGCAGGCCGGACGTGCTGATCCCCTTCGACACGACGACCGCACTGGACGCGCCATGA
- a CDS encoding DNA topoisomerase (ATP-hydrolyzing) has product MARRKGPATKVDPNAFDRAGAKVFDTPVKSEIEDSYLEYAYSVIHSRALPDARDGLKPVHRRILFSMSEQGYRPTSAYVKSSRVVGDCFVRGARVSTPEGVRPIEDIEIGDKVLDGDGVPVQVIAVYANPVSELVRVTWSDGTTMLVTPGQRFWCAGGNAAEWVAAADLTGRRTIRAGESDLAVVSVERAEPAPTFDIQVDSDEHAFVVEGFVVHNCMGKYHPHGDMAIYDAMVRMAQDFSLNTPLVDGHGNFGSPDDGPAASRYTEARMSQAAMLLVGELGEDTVDFRPNYDGSLQEPGVLPAAFPNLLVNGTSGIAVGMATNMIPHNLGEIVTAARWLVTHPDATLDKLMEFVPGPDLPTGGMLLGLDEVRRAYETGRGVVRMRAKVEIGPLEGSRGRQAITITELPYQVGAEKIIEKITDEVTKSKRLTGIADVKDLTDRENGTRVVVECKVGVNPQALLADLYRLTPMESSFGINNLVLVDGKPQTLGLKALLDVFLKHRYEVVTRRTRYRKRKREERLHLVDGLLIALLNIDAVIKLIRGSEDAVDAKSGLMTKFKLSEIQATYILDTPLRRLTKYDKLELEGEQDKLRAEIAELSKILDDESVLKKVVSIELAAVAKDLAEERRTALIDGDLKEVLAASKPAGPLEVADDPCQVILSATGLVARTAAESEESSEARRRNGRVKHDAVAAVVHSTARGQILLVTNRGRAVKTDVLPLPVLPEQSGTVSLTGGMAASELLDLDPGERVVGIAPLDDDASPGLALGTKQGVVKICSPEWPVRSDDFEVITLKDGDEVIGASWLGDGSESLVFLSSDSSLLRYAASVVRPQGLKGGGMAGINLAADAHAMFFAAVRTDDSEHGEPMVVTSTGQSVKVTPFELYPAKGRATGGVRSHRFLKGEAGLALAWVGPRPAGSSRTGSAVELPESDPRRDGSGHAHPGPDVVGHLIERD; this is encoded by the coding sequence ATGGCACGCCGCAAGGGCCCCGCGACCAAGGTCGACCCGAACGCCTTCGACCGGGCGGGCGCCAAGGTCTTCGACACGCCGGTGAAGTCCGAGATCGAGGACTCGTACCTGGAGTACGCCTACTCGGTCATTCACTCCCGGGCCCTGCCGGACGCGCGGGACGGCCTCAAGCCGGTCCACCGCCGGATCCTGTTCTCGATGAGCGAACAGGGCTACCGCCCAACCAGCGCCTACGTGAAGTCCTCCCGCGTCGTCGGCGACTGCTTCGTTCGAGGCGCGCGGGTCTCGACGCCGGAAGGCGTGCGTCCGATCGAGGACATCGAGATCGGCGACAAGGTCCTCGACGGCGACGGGGTGCCGGTCCAAGTAATCGCCGTGTACGCGAATCCGGTGTCGGAACTGGTGCGTGTCACATGGTCGGACGGCACCACGATGCTCGTCACGCCCGGCCAGCGGTTCTGGTGCGCGGGCGGGAACGCGGCGGAATGGGTCGCCGCCGCCGACCTCACCGGACGGCGAACGATTCGCGCGGGCGAGTCCGACCTGGCCGTCGTGTCGGTCGAGCGGGCCGAACCCGCGCCGACCTTCGACATCCAGGTCGACTCCGACGAGCACGCGTTCGTGGTCGAGGGTTTTGTCGTCCACAACTGCATGGGCAAGTACCACCCCCACGGCGACATGGCGATCTACGACGCTATGGTTCGGATGGCGCAAGACTTCTCGCTCAACACGCCGTTGGTCGACGGGCATGGAAATTTTGGTAGCCCAGACGATGGACCGGCCGCGAGCAGATACACCGAGGCTCGGATGTCCCAAGCCGCAATGCTTCTTGTCGGGGAGCTTGGCGAGGACACTGTGGACTTCCGGCCGAACTACGACGGTTCCCTGCAGGAGCCCGGTGTTCTGCCAGCCGCCTTCCCCAATCTATTGGTGAACGGCACCTCCGGCATCGCCGTCGGCATGGCGACCAACATGATCCCGCACAACCTAGGCGAGATCGTCACCGCCGCCCGCTGGCTGGTCACCCACCCCGACGCCACGCTCGACAAGCTCATGGAGTTCGTTCCCGGGCCCGACCTGCCCACCGGCGGCATGTTGCTCGGCCTCGACGAGGTGCGCCGCGCCTATGAGACCGGGCGTGGGGTCGTGCGGATGCGGGCGAAGGTCGAGATCGGACCGCTGGAGGGCAGTCGGGGCAGGCAGGCGATCACGATCACCGAGCTGCCCTACCAGGTCGGCGCCGAGAAGATCATCGAGAAGATCACCGACGAGGTGACCAAGTCCAAGCGCCTCACCGGGATCGCCGACGTCAAGGATCTCACCGACCGGGAGAACGGCACGCGGGTCGTGGTGGAGTGCAAGGTCGGGGTCAACCCGCAGGCGCTGCTGGCCGACCTCTACCGCCTCACCCCGATGGAGTCCTCCTTCGGCATCAACAACCTGGTGCTGGTCGACGGCAAGCCGCAGACCCTGGGCCTCAAGGCCCTCCTCGACGTCTTCCTCAAACACCGCTACGAAGTCGTCACCCGCCGCACCCGCTACCGCAAGCGCAAGCGCGAGGAACGCCTGCACCTGGTCGACGGCCTGCTCATCGCGCTGCTCAACATCGACGCGGTGATCAAGCTGATCCGGGGCAGCGAGGACGCCGTCGACGCGAAGTCCGGCCTGATGACGAAGTTCAAGCTCTCCGAGATCCAGGCCACCTACATCCTCGACACCCCGCTGCGCCGCCTCACCAAGTACGACAAGCTCGAACTCGAAGGCGAGCAGGACAAGCTGCGCGCCGAGATCGCGGAGCTGTCGAAGATCCTCGACGACGAGTCCGTCCTGAAGAAGGTCGTGTCCATCGAACTCGCGGCCGTGGCCAAGGACCTCGCCGAGGAACGCCGCACCGCGCTCATCGACGGCGACCTCAAGGAGGTGCTCGCCGCCTCGAAGCCCGCGGGCCCGCTGGAGGTCGCCGACGACCCGTGTCAGGTGATCCTCTCGGCCACCGGCCTGGTCGCCCGCACCGCCGCGGAGTCCGAGGAGTCCTCCGAGGCACGCAGGCGCAACGGCCGGGTCAAGCACGACGCGGTCGCCGCGGTGGTCCACTCGACCGCGCGCGGGCAGATCCTGCTGGTCACCAACCGGGGCCGCGCGGTCAAGACCGACGTGCTCCCGCTGCCCGTCCTGCCTGAGCAGAGCGGCACGGTCTCCCTCACCGGTGGCATGGCGGCCAGCGAACTGCTCGACCTGGACCCCGGGGAGCGGGTGGTCGGCATCGCCCCGCTCGACGACGACGCCTCGCCCGGCCTCGCGCTGGGCACCAAGCAGGGTGTGGTGAAGATCTGCTCCCCGGAGTGGCCCGTGCGGTCGGACGACTTCGAGGTGATCACCCTCAAGGACGGCGACGAGGTGATCGGCGCGAGTTGGCTGGGCGACGGCTCCGAGTCGCTGGTGTTCCTGTCCTCGGACTCGTCGCTGCTGCGCTACGCCGCGTCGGTGGTGCGGCCGCAGGGGCTCAAGGGCGGCGGCATGGCGGGCATCAACCTGGCCGCCGACGCGCACGCGATGTTCTTCGCCGCGGTTCGCACCGACGATAGCGAGCACGGCGAGCCGATGGTGGTCACCTCGACCGGCCAGAGCGTCAAGGTCACCCCGTTCGAGCTGTACCCGGCGAAGGGCCGGGCCACCGGCGGCGTCCGGTCCCACCGGTTCCTCAAGGGCGAAGCCGGGCTGGCCCTGGCCTGGGTCGGGCCGCGTCCGGCGGGATCGAGCCGCACCGGGTCGGCGGTGGAACTGCCGGAATCCGACCCGCGCCGCGACGGTTCTGGGCACGCGCACCCGGGGCCGGATGTCGTGGGCCATTTGATTGAGCGGGACTGA
- a CDS encoding aldo/keto reductase has translation MRTRMIGSVEVSAIGLGGMPLSVTGRPDRERAIATVRAAVDAGITFIDSADAYSLTESDFGHNEDLIAEALRGVDAEVLVATKGGHTRGPGDEWHLDGRPEHLRAACEASLRRLGVDAIGLYQFHRPDPKVPIEDSVGALADLLDAGKIRMAGVSNFNPAQIATANEILGGRLAAVQNQFSPVFRSSEPELRLCADLGIAFLPWSPFGGIRDASALGSRFAAFAEVAARRGVSPQRVCLAWMLAKAPVVIPIPGSSRPASIQDSAAATELALESDEMAVLDTRKP, from the coding sequence ATGCGGACCCGAATGATCGGCAGTGTGGAAGTCAGCGCGATCGGCCTCGGCGGCATGCCGCTGTCGGTGACGGGGCGGCCGGACCGGGAACGGGCCATCGCCACGGTGCGCGCCGCGGTCGACGCCGGGATCACGTTCATCGACAGCGCCGACGCCTACTCCCTGACCGAGTCGGACTTCGGGCACAACGAGGACCTGATCGCCGAGGCGCTGCGCGGGGTCGACGCGGAGGTCCTGGTCGCGACCAAGGGCGGCCACACCCGCGGCCCCGGCGACGAATGGCACCTCGACGGCCGTCCCGAGCACCTCCGCGCGGCCTGTGAGGCGTCGCTGCGCAGGCTAGGGGTTGACGCGATCGGGCTGTACCAGTTCCACCGGCCGGACCCGAAGGTCCCGATCGAGGACTCCGTCGGCGCGCTGGCCGACCTGCTCGACGCCGGGAAGATCCGGATGGCCGGGGTGTCCAACTTCAATCCGGCGCAGATCGCCACGGCCAACGAGATCCTCGGCGGCAGGCTCGCCGCCGTGCAGAACCAGTTCTCCCCGGTCTTCCGAAGCAGCGAACCCGAGCTGCGCCTGTGCGCCGACCTCGGCATCGCGTTCCTGCCATGGAGCCCCTTCGGCGGCATCCGCGACGCCTCCGCGCTGGGCAGCCGGTTCGCGGCGTTCGCCGAGGTCGCGGCCCGGCGCGGGGTCAGCCCGCAGCGGGTGTGCCTGGCGTGGATGCTGGCCAAGGCACCCGTGGTGATCCCCATCCCCGGCTCATCGCGCCCGGCGAGCATCCAGGACTCGGCCGCAGCAACGGAGTTGGCGCTGGAATCGGACGAAATGGCCGTACTGGACACTAGAAAGCCCTGA
- a CDS encoding antibiotic biosynthesis monooxygenase, producing MDTGEIANTPEPPYYAVIFTSVLGPDHDGYYETAARMAELVAESPGYLGHESARGEDRLGITVAYFRDEDSIRTWRDNAEHAAARARGRAEWYDGFELRIAKVERAYGFRRAE from the coding sequence ATGGACACTGGGGAGATCGCCAACACGCCCGAGCCGCCGTACTACGCCGTGATCTTCACGTCGGTGTTGGGGCCCGACCACGACGGCTACTACGAGACCGCAGCGCGGATGGCGGAACTGGTCGCCGAGTCACCCGGCTACCTGGGTCACGAGAGCGCGCGCGGGGAGGACCGACTCGGAATCACGGTCGCGTACTTCCGCGACGAGGACTCGATCCGCACCTGGCGGGACAACGCCGAGCACGCCGCCGCCCGCGCCCGCGGCCGCGCCGAGTGGTACGACGGTTTCGAGCTGCGGATCGCCAAAGTCGAACGCGCGTACGGCTTCCGTCGCGCCGAGTAG
- a CDS encoding 3'-5' exonuclease, with translation MTPDLSVIGVLARTNRQCDDLARALRQAGISVETLGKDFDVTGDGVRVATIHRAKGTEFARVIVARLSDGSVPEHWILEQSSEGDHVDILQRERLFLYVAATRARDHLMLTWSGTPSRFLPEEVWGDGAEQGPRSPCAHLAWRPVPVSPRVVRVRACPADHGGRYPRPLGPWPHRGNGHGQPVRDRPRGTPRNQADHGSHPP, from the coding sequence ATGACCCCCGACCTGTCGGTGATCGGCGTGCTCGCCCGCACCAACCGCCAGTGCGACGACCTCGCCCGCGCCCTGCGGCAGGCCGGAATCTCGGTGGAGACCCTCGGCAAGGACTTCGACGTCACCGGCGACGGCGTGCGCGTGGCGACCATCCACCGGGCCAAGGGCACGGAGTTCGCCCGGGTGATCGTCGCCCGGCTCAGTGACGGCTCGGTGCCGGAGCACTGGATCCTGGAGCAGTCATCCGAAGGCGACCACGTCGACATCCTCCAGCGCGAACGCTTGTTTCTTTACGTCGCCGCCACCCGGGCCCGAGACCACCTAATGCTGACGTGGTCCGGCACACCTTCCAGGTTTCTCCCCGAGGAGGTCTGGGGCGACGGCGCGGAGCAGGGCCCGCGATCACCTTGTGCTCACCTGGCCTGGCGGCCCGTCCCGGTTTCTCCCCGCGTCGTCAGGGTTAGGGCATGTCCTGCGGATCATGGCGGGCGGTATCCGCGCCCGCTCGGCCCCTGGCCGCACCGCGGGAACGGCCACGGACAACCAGTACGCGACCGTCCCCGCGGCACGCCCAGGAACCAAGCGGATCACGGATCCCACCCACCATGA
- a CDS encoding Scr1 family TA system antitoxin-like transcriptional regulator codes for MAWNFARRRTPLPRAPLGRRTTGRSPAARSPRSPRLHRPHPTVRSGAKGELQPVASSAGRQLGLALHREVGGREVLREQLVHLAKVAEFANVRFRILPWSAGSSPALGCPFTLLYIKPSRTIAYVASLTRPEYIKATGPYSVGFDQAWELAVSDSDSMEILSERIAELS; via the coding sequence GTGGCGTGGAATTTCGCCCGTCGCAGAACACCGCTACCGCGGGCACCCTTGGGTCGGCGCACGACAGGCCGAAGTCCGGCCGCACGTAGCCCACGCTCGCCGCGCCTCCATCGTCCACATCCGACTGTCCGATCCGGAGCCAAGGGTGAACTCCAGCCGGTCGCCTCCAGTGCCGGGAGACAGCTTGGGCTCGCGCTTCACCGCGAGGTCGGCGGCCGGGAGGTGCTTCGCGAACAACTCGTGCACCTGGCCAAAGTTGCCGAGTTCGCCAACGTTCGATTCCGGATACTGCCCTGGTCCGCAGGCTCATCGCCTGCGTTGGGCTGCCCGTTCACCCTGCTCTACATCAAGCCGTCACGAACGATCGCCTATGTCGCCTCTCTGACCAGGCCCGAATACATCAAGGCCACCGGTCCGTACTCGGTCGGGTTCGACCAAGCGTGGGAACTCGCTGTCTCCGACAGCGACTCGATGGAGATACTGAGCGAGAGGATCGCCGAACTGAGCTGA
- a CDS encoding lytic polysaccharide monooxygenase, producing MLILIPSTPAMAHGYISSPPSRQAVCAQGKIADCGPVIWEPQSVEGPKGQRNCHGGLSQFAQLNDDSRNWPATSVAAGRVTFNWVITARHSTASWEYFIGGTRIAVFNDNGARPPASFSHVVDLSRYSGRQKLLVVWNVADTPMAFYNCVDLQVGGGNPPTTTPPTTTPPTTTPPTTTTTPPTTTTTPPSTGTWAAGTAYATGATVTYNGGSYRCTQGHTALSGWEPDVTPALWQRV from the coding sequence ATGCTCATCCTGATCCCGTCGACCCCAGCCATGGCCCACGGCTACATCTCCAGCCCGCCCAGCAGGCAAGCCGTGTGCGCCCAGGGCAAGATCGCCGACTGCGGCCCGGTCATCTGGGAGCCGCAGAGCGTCGAAGGCCCCAAGGGCCAGCGCAACTGCCACGGCGGACTGAGCCAGTTCGCCCAGCTCAACGACGACTCGCGCAACTGGCCCGCCACCTCGGTGGCCGCGGGCCGGGTCACCTTCAACTGGGTCATCACCGCCCGACACTCGACCGCCAGCTGGGAGTACTTCATCGGCGGCACCCGCATCGCGGTGTTCAACGACAACGGCGCCCGACCCCCGGCGTCCTTCAGCCACGTGGTGGACCTGAGCCGCTACAGCGGGCGTCAGAAGCTCCTCGTGGTCTGGAACGTCGCCGACACGCCGATGGCCTTCTACAACTGCGTCGACCTGCAGGTCGGCGGCGGCAACCCGCCGACCACCACTCCCCCGACGACCACCCCGCCCACCACGACGCCGCCGACCACGACCACCACCCCGCCCACGACCACGACCACGCCGCCGTCGACCGGCACCTGGGCGGCGGGCACGGCCTACGCGACCGGCGCCACGGTCACCTACAACGGCGGCTCCTACCGCTGCACGCAGGGCCACACCGCGCTCTCGGGCTGGGAGCCCGACGTCACCCCGGCGCTCTGGCAGCGGGTCTGA
- a CDS encoding toprim domain-containing protein — translation MEGDSALGCFTGDTMVALASGQSRSFADLAADWANGVTHFGYTTNSAGRVVVAPLVEPRLTKRGAALVQVRLDNGESVRCTPDHRFRLRDGSYRRADELSPGDSLMPLYRSFSSKAAGDKLDGYERVWMNDRDEWVYTHYLADVYNLRHGLDTTANGKVCHLGLREAASMVNHKVASVEPLTETADVYDLTVEGYHNFALEAGVFVHNSARLARVSEYQALLPLRGKILNVQKASLADTLRNAEIASIVQVLGSGTGRAFDLAAMRYGRVILMADADVDGSHIRTLLITLFAKYMRPVIEDGRLYAAMPPLHKVVTKGRNAETHFTFTQREMETTVARLEKAGKTIVKPVPRFKGLGEMDADELWDTTMNPATRSVRRITLDDAEAAEAALELLMGEKVEPRRNWLIDSSARVDQSAIDV, via the coding sequence GTGGAGGGCGACAGCGCCCTCGGCTGCTTCACCGGCGACACGATGGTGGCGTTGGCGTCCGGACAGAGTCGATCTTTCGCCGACCTGGCGGCCGACTGGGCCAATGGCGTCACCCACTTCGGGTACACGACCAACAGCGCGGGCCGAGTCGTCGTCGCGCCGCTGGTCGAGCCGCGACTGACCAAACGGGGCGCGGCACTGGTGCAGGTGCGGCTGGACAACGGCGAGTCGGTGCGGTGTACGCCCGACCATCGCTTCCGCCTGCGCGACGGTTCGTATCGACGGGCAGACGAGCTGAGCCCTGGCGATTCGCTCATGCCGCTGTACCGCTCGTTCTCGTCCAAGGCCGCTGGAGATAAGCTCGACGGCTACGAGCGCGTATGGATGAACGACCGCGACGAATGGGTCTACACCCACTACCTGGCCGATGTCTACAACCTCCGGCATGGACTGGACACCACGGCCAACGGCAAGGTGTGCCACCTCGGGCTGAGGGAAGCGGCTTCGATGGTCAACCACAAGGTCGCCTCGGTGGAACCGCTGACGGAAACCGCGGATGTCTACGACCTGACGGTCGAGGGCTATCACAACTTCGCGCTCGAAGCAGGTGTGTTCGTCCACAACAGCGCGCGGCTCGCGCGGGTGTCGGAATATCAGGCGCTGCTTCCGTTGCGGGGCAAGATTCTCAACGTGCAGAAGGCCAGTCTCGCCGACACCCTGCGCAACGCCGAGATCGCCTCGATCGTGCAGGTGCTCGGGTCGGGCACCGGCCGCGCCTTCGACCTCGCCGCCATGCGCTACGGGCGGGTCATCCTGATGGCCGACGCCGACGTCGACGGGTCGCACATCCGCACGCTGCTGATCACGCTGTTCGCCAAGTACATGCGCCCGGTCATCGAGGACGGCAGGCTCTACGCCGCGATGCCGCCGCTGCACAAGGTCGTCACCAAGGGCCGCAACGCCGAGACCCACTTCACCTTCACCCAGCGCGAGATGGAGACCACGGTCGCGCGCCTGGAGAAGGCGGGCAAGACGATCGTCAAACCCGTGCCCCGCTTCAAGGGCCTCGGCGAGATGGACGCCGACGAACTGTGGGACACCACCATGAACCCGGCCACCCGCTCGGTCCGCCGCATCACCCTCGACGACGCCGAGGCCGCCGAGGCCGCCCTGGAACTGCTGATGGGCGAAAAGGTCGAACCCCGACGCAATTGGCTCATCGACTCGTCGGCCCGGGTCGACCAGTCCGCGATCGACGTCTGA
- a CDS encoding DUF397 domain-containing protein gives MPTRSRDLTSANWRKSSRTGGGNDAQCVELACLVAGGAVRDSKENGTGPVVVVGAGAFWSFLRQARSGGLDG, from the coding sequence ATGCCGACCCGATCCAGGGATCTGACCAGCGCAAACTGGCGCAAGAGCAGCCGAACGGGCGGGGGCAATGACGCCCAGTGTGTGGAGTTGGCGTGTCTGGTCGCCGGGGGTGCGGTTCGGGACAGCAAGGAGAACGGGACCGGTCCGGTGGTGGTCGTCGGCGCTGGCGCGTTCTGGTCGTTTCTGCGTCAGGCCAGGTCAGGCGGGTTGGACGGCTGA
- a CDS encoding DUF305 domain-containing protein — protein sequence MRRLLIVALAMVLTGCSGTPGAHGGHSAATVPNGSGHNAADVMFLQMAVTHHEQGVELVRMAATRPVRAQVKDLAKAIELTQATEIDTMRDWLTDWGQPAAADPDPAAHSHHGGPAVTAPDTIAALSALPDGEFEHRFVTVLTGHQHNAVELARTELADGVDPAVRALADRVVRSRTGQIQQLLAFID from the coding sequence ATGCGCCGCCTGCTGATCGTCGCCTTGGCCATGGTCCTGACCGGCTGCTCCGGCACGCCCGGTGCCCATGGCGGCCACAGTGCCGCCACGGTCCCGAACGGGTCCGGCCACAACGCCGCCGACGTGATGTTCCTGCAAATGGCGGTCACCCACCACGAGCAGGGCGTCGAGTTGGTCCGAATGGCCGCCACCCGACCGGTGCGCGCGCAGGTCAAGGACCTGGCCAAGGCGATCGAGCTGACGCAGGCGACCGAGATCGACACCATGCGGGACTGGCTGACCGATTGGGGTCAGCCCGCCGCGGCCGACCCCGATCCGGCGGCGCACTCCCACCACGGTGGGCCCGCCGTCACCGCGCCCGACACGATCGCAGCGCTGTCCGCCCTGCCGGACGGTGAGTTCGAACACCGCTTCGTGACCGTGCTGACGGGGCATCAGCACAACGCGGTCGAACTGGCCCGCACGGAACTGGCCGACGGTGTCGACCCGGCCGTGCGGGCCCTGGCCGATCGTGTCGTGCGGTCGAGAACCGGCCAGATCCAACAACTGCTGGCGTTCATCGACTGA